In Syntrophales bacterium, one genomic interval encodes:
- a CDS encoding TAXI family TRAP transporter solute-binding subunit gives MEKGKKGFVKKLASVCAAVLLAAGTAATVGAADKNMVLATGGTAGTYYPFGGALAKIWNSKVPGMNITAQATGASVENVRLVNRNEAELAIVQSDTVDFAFNAKEAFKEKLTKMAALAVLYPEVIQVVVRGDSKIDSFDDLKGMKIGVGAPGSGTEANFRQLCDIYGLKKEDVKAQYLSFAESAEQFKDKHIDAFIVTAGIPNAAIMDIGAQHSVKIINIADDKAALIVKKYPFLSSFTIPANTYKNQTGPVKTVAVNAVLIASTDLKANLVYNLVKSMFENQSELAMSHAKGKELSLKTASSGVSIPFHPGAIKYYKEKGMMK, from the coding sequence ATGGAAAAAGGGAAAAAGGGCTTTGTAAAAAAGTTGGCGAGCGTGTGTGCGGCTGTTTTGCTGGCAGCCGGAACGGCGGCAACGGTTGGCGCCGCTGATAAGAATATGGTGCTTGCCACCGGTGGCACAGCCGGGACTTATTACCCGTTTGGCGGCGCTCTGGCCAAAATATGGAATTCCAAAGTTCCAGGGATGAACATTACCGCCCAGGCAACCGGAGCTTCCGTAGAAAATGTGCGTCTTGTGAATCGCAATGAAGCGGAACTGGCTATCGTCCAGAGCGATACAGTCGATTTTGCCTTCAACGCCAAAGAGGCGTTCAAGGAGAAACTGACCAAGATGGCTGCCTTGGCCGTTCTCTATCCGGAAGTGATCCAGGTGGTAGTAAGGGGAGACAGCAAGATCGATAGTTTCGATGATCTGAAGGGGATGAAGATCGGAGTCGGCGCTCCCGGAAGCGGCACCGAAGCCAATTTCCGTCAGCTCTGCGACATCTATGGCCTGAAGAAAGAGGATGTGAAGGCGCAGTATCTTTCGTTCGCCGAAAGCGCCGAGCAGTTCAAGGACAAACACATCGACGCGTTCATCGTCACGGCGGGCATTCCCAACGCCGCGATCATGGATATTGGCGCCCAGCACAGCGTGAAGATCATTAACATCGCCGACGACAAGGCCGCCCTCATCGTCAAGAAATATCCCTTCCTCAGCTCCTTCACCATCCCGGCCAACACATATAAAAACCAGACCGGTCCGGTGAAGACTGTAGCAGTAAACGCGGTTCTCATCGCCAGCACCGATTTGAAAGCTAATTTGGTATACAACCTGGTGAAATCGATGTTCGAAAACCAGAGTGAACTCGCCATGTCCCATGCAAAGGGGAAGGAACTGAGTTTGAAAACCGCGTCTTCCGGCGTTTCCATTCCCTTTCATCCGGGTGCGATCAAGTACTACAAAGAAAAAGGAATGATGAAATGA
- a CDS encoding DUF1850 domain-containing protein, translated as MEQPHLLRIFIKGLKRIMPGALIAVAVLGMLFFFMIPTQIVLVVKTVKQDQTVLCARMTDAEEWAVFYIHSVNKRPVYDYLRIEGTKLRIVRSRYDAFGAGMPEVSSPENPLRVGPDGWLEYTVNRLVPDVAIFVGRVAGHVLHLKGRDIPFVSLAKPGQALRFSVEKQSLYQTLRGRCLWK; from the coding sequence ATGGAACAGCCCCATCTTCTCCGTATTTTCATCAAAGGTTTGAAAAGAATCATGCCGGGGGCGTTAATTGCTGTAGCAGTCCTCGGCATGCTGTTTTTTTTTATGATACCCACGCAAATCGTTCTGGTCGTCAAAACTGTCAAGCAGGATCAAACAGTTCTCTGTGCCCGCATGACCGACGCAGAGGAATGGGCGGTTTTCTATATTCATTCGGTCAACAAACGTCCGGTTTACGATTATCTGCGAATTGAAGGAACAAAACTCCGGATTGTCCGTTCCCGTTACGACGCCTTCGGAGCCGGGATGCCGGAGGTTTCTTCGCCTGAAAACCCCCTCCGGGTTGGCCCGGATGGCTGGCTCGAATACACGGTCAATCGTCTGGTTCCCGATGTTGCCATTTTTGTGGGGCGGGTGGCCGGGCATGTGCTGCATCTGAAAGGGCGGGATATTCCCTTCGTCTCGCTGGCAAAACCGGGGCAGGCCCTCCGTTTTTCCGTGGAAAAGCAGTCATTATATCAAACACTCAGAGGAAGGTGTTTATGGAAATGA